AACACACCCTAAAATCACTGCACTCTTTGGCGCAGCTTGAAGTAAAACCTCAAGATGTAGGCTTTGTGATGGAATTGAAGGATGTCTTCGCCCATTCACGAATGGAAAATTCGATTTTTCATTCAGATAATGCAGTTATGGAACTATTTTTTTCACCTTAAATGCGGTTATTTTCATAATTCATTTCACCAATTGTAATAGAAGTGCTGAATATGAATTTATAGACTTTTGAgtgattgttatttttttcGTTCCATCATCGATGTGTTTTTGGCAAAACATTTCGAAGATGTGTGAATTTATTGAATCCCCGTAGATTATCCTtcgattgatttgattttgCCTTGCTGAAATCTAAAATTAAGACTCAGGACAACGGTTAAGGTATCTCTAACtccattctattttttattctaaaatgtaACGAAATGAAATATGGAATAAGATATAGTTTAACCCAATTTTATATCTGATTCTATAATGGTGTTTACTCCATAAATAgagtattctatttttttttttgttcattactccaTTATAGAGTCAGATATGAAGTTGTGTTGAAGtaattttactctattttctttttttattcctttttggaaaaaaaaatgaaaaatgaagttTTACATTGAAGATGCTCTAAGGACTAGAGAGCAATTGATCGTCACTCTCTTTTCTTGAAGATAATAAATAACGTCTAAATATAGGAATTTTGATAGTAGAAATGTGTTTCTCTGATGTATTCTCTtactttttattctaaaaaaactgttttaaatttatttatttattttgtaattaacaCTTTTTACTTACAAATGATGATAATTAACttcatacattttatttttggaaaattttcataaaactgcattattatttaaataaactttttactAGAAAAAgttattatacaaaataataaaaaaaaagacattatttaatcaacaaaattaCTATAAGTTTCTCATAAATGattaattaatgtattatagagtgaaagataagtttttttttactttactttTCTAAATCTACTTAAACATTTTTGAAAGCGGCTATCTTCATCATCAGGTATTTGGAGTTTAGAGGTATTTGGAGTTTAGGAGATGGAGCTTCTCTTCCAAATCTTTCGAACTCTAATTGGTACGTCGAGATCATGTTCATCTTAAATGATCAgtattatgtaaaattatttttttttttttttttttttgacagcaaagaatttacagactcatgatgactctgtaaaccaaatcggtaactccgcatccatgtgaacgacaaaggacgattgtttcctagcactgcgtgctagactatctgCCCGAAGATTCGCTGTCCGAGGTACATGAACTATATCAGAGTTGAGGAAACTTCCTTTGAGAAGCTTTATGTCCTCCAAATAGCTTTcgaatgctggccattcttctggttccgaaaccatcttcaccaattgagaacaatccgttgcaaacgttacctgaaactgtcttaaattcttcatacattccattgcccaaatcaacgcctctatctccgaatgaaggggtgaaagacatgcccttacattccttgcccctagCAGCCCATCAAACCCTGGTAAAGTACTATACCAGCCTTGTCCTGAGAACGTATCCTTATccttccatgaaccatccataAAACACCATCGACCTTGTGTCACTAGGGGAACATTGATCGGTACCGAAAGCCCTCTCGTTGGGTCATTTCCCACCTGTGCTTCTGCCCAAAGTGATGATTCTATTTCAGCTAATTGAAGAGTATCCCTCggatccatatccaaattactgaaaactttgttatttcgagctttccaaatataccatagaatccatgcaaactgatgatcatccatctttggccggactctccaaaatagatgatccatattagcaaaCAATGAAGAAGTAGGAAAAAAATTCGGAGCTGACGGAATCTTGGATAATGCCCACACTTGGCGTGccggtggacattcaaaaaatacatggttAATTGATTCTTCAGGCTCTCCGCATCGAGCACAAAATGTATCTCCATTTATCCCTCTTGCCTTGAGGTTTTTCATTACCGATATACATCCTGAGAGAAGTTGCCATAAAAAATGCCTTATTTTTGGGGGACACCGAACTTTCCAACAGAAAGCTTTAAGTATATCCACTGTAGGGCCATAAAAAactggtggtttttccttatcCGGATAAATCCGTTCCACTTGATAGCCTGATTGGACTGAATATTTTCCAGTTTtagtaaaatgccatccattcctatccTCAAACTGATTCCTACTtaaaggaatactttcaattattttcGCATCCGCAGGATCCACAAGAGTCCTAATTACCTGTAAATTCCATGAGCGAGATTCCGAATTTATGAGGgaatccactgtaaggtccGGATAAAAGTTGGGGAAATTTTTggttgctggtctcgggcgagtggctgggatccaaggatcattccatacagagatAGACGAACCTGTTCCCACccgtttaattagtcctttacaaaccagagatctagcagaaatgatactcctccagccatatgacggagaagaagaacgaatcggttccaggggtgaagcattcctgtaataccgtccTTTGAAGACTCTTGAGAATAGAGTATTTGGTTTTTCCATCAGTCTCCATAGTTGCTTTCCAAGCATTGCCGTATTAAAATCCATAAGATCCTTGAAACCTAACCCACCGTTATCTTTGGTTTCACataatttatcccatgatttccaatgcatacctttAGAACTTCCTCCTGGGCTCCACCAAAACCGAGCAACTGCGCTTGTTAATTTTTGAACTGTAGTCTTCGGTAACCGATAAACAGACATAACATGATTGGGCAAAGCCGTCACCACCGATTTAATAATTacctcttttcctcctttaGTAAAAAATCGGAATGTCCATCCATTAACCCTATTATTCAAACGTTCctgaacaaaaccaaaaacctgTACCTTAGACCCTCCAAGACTTTCTGGCAACCCCAAATAGGATCCCATGCCTCCTATGTTTTGGATTCCCAGAATATCTCTCAACTCTTGACGAATTGATTCTTCAATCTTATGcccaaattgaattgaggaCTTCTGGAAATTAATTTGTTGCCCTGAGACAGCCTCATATTCCTGTAAAATCCTAAGAATAGTTTGACACTCCTCCTTGTTTGCCTTACAAAAGAAtagactatcatctgcaaatagcAAATGAGAGATTGCTGGACACGCTCGCGCCACCTTTAAACCAGTaagttgtttctctctctctgcccTCTTAATATTCGCTATTAATGCCTCAGTGCACATAATGAATAAATACGGAGACAGAGGATCCCCCTGCCGTAGACCTCGTTGAGGAATAATAAGTCCCTGTGGCTGCCCATTGATAAGTACCCTATATTGGACCGAAGAGATACATTCCAGCATCAAATTAACCCATCGAGGATCAAATCCCATTCTGTGTAAAAGTGCCACAATGAATTTCCACTCAATCCTATCatatgccttactcatatccgttttgattGCCATAAATTTGTTCTGACATGACTTATTTGTCCTcagtccatgaaacatttcctgcgcGATAAGTATATTATCCGATATTAACCTACCCGCCACAAATGCCGATTGTGTCTCCGAAATCAGTCTTGGTAGGCAAATTTTCAATCGTTGACATAAAACCTTCGAGATAATCTTATAACCAACATTACAAAGGCTTATCGGCCGTAATTCCGTCATCCTTGTGGGTCTCTCTACTTTCggaatcatacaaatattagtcATATTTAAACGTTGATCCATATTTCCTGTGAGAAGAAAATTGTTCACCAGCTCAACCACATCCCTCTTAATTATATGCCATGAGTGCTGAAAAAAAAGAGCTGTCATCCCGTCCGGTCCTGGCGCtttctctggatgcatcataaataaaGCTTGTCGGACCTCTTCCTCCGTTGCCATTCGCAGCAAATTTTGATTCATTCGGGGAGAAATAGATGGTACTATCTCCtccaaaaaactatcaaattccgTTGGATCCGTGGTCGTAAACAGACTCTCAAAGTAATCAACCGCCACCTTCTCAACCCCTTTCTCATCTGTTATCCAGTTACCTGTTTCATCATGAAGACCCACTATTTTGTTACGAACCCTACGCTGCTTCGTCAAAGCAtgataaaatttagtatttagaTCTCCAGATGAGTACCACATATTCCTGCTTTTCTGGTGCCAATATTCCTCCTCATCCTTATAAGCCTCCTGCAATTTCCTAGAAACCTCAATAATCTCCTCTTGAGACCGATTATTATCCATTTGCACGTCTTCAAGTGCCTGTTGAAGCTTCTGTATTTTATCTTTTCCATATGGTTGATTATCTTTACGCCAAGTAGATATTTCATGGCGACAATTAGTAATTTTGGTAACAAGATCTCCTAGTTGTCCTTCCTGACTCCCCGTCCAGCCTGTTACAATCGACTCCATAAGACCCTCTTGGCCAATCCATCTTTTGTCAAATCTAAATTGCCCCcttcttttctttataaatttatcCTCTAAGAAAGCCAACACTGGGCGATGGTCAGATCCCACCATCTTTAGATACTCTGTATAAGAACATGGGAAAAGCGTATGCCATTCCTCATTTGCCAAAGCTCGATCCAAACGACATCTGATCGTCACTGCTCCTTTCCCTTTGCCCCTTCTTCCTTGCCAAGACATTGTATTTCCTCGAGCCGGAAATTCTAGTAAACCACTATTCCTTATCATATTATTGAACGGGATAAATGAAGTAGCACAACGAAGAGAACCCCCATCCTTTTCATGATTCCCAGTAATTTCATTTAGATCcccaataataaaccaaggttCTGATCTTGCCAAACCAAATCGGGTTAGTCTCTCCCATACTTGTTCTCTTAGTTTTGGCACCGGATCCCCATAAACAAAAGTAAGAAAGACTTGTTTTCCTTTAACCACCGCCTCAATATCTATCATTCTATTGCTAGAATATAAAATCTTCACCTGATACtcattataataaaaaagagCTAAACCACCGCTCCTCCCATTAGGATCCACAGTAATCACACTATCATATCCAAAGTGTGATTGAAACCCTTGTACAAACTCGAACTCCTGTTTCgtttcagataaaaataaaaaatccggtTTGTGTTTATGCCATGTCTCCCGAAGATAACTTATGGTCCAATGACTCCCAAGTCCTCTACAATTCCAgcttaaaattttcatatatataataatatcttGTATTGCTCTCTCGAGCCCAAAATTTGGGTTTAAAGATACCCATCCATTTTATAATCCCAATAAAACAGTACCAAGCACCCATCCCTACCGACGCCCAAACAAACCATCTGGACCCCTTATGCTGATACTTGCATTCCACGCTACATCCGTACAGTCGCTCAAATACAATACTTGACAACTTAATCCTCAAGCTCAGAAATAAGACATTCATAATTATTCCTGCTAATTGATATATTGAggtgatatatattaaaaacatacatttaattatttcgtgtaaagaaataataaaaccTCGCATCCTCACATTCCAAATCGCCTTCAGACgaataaaatttgaaaccacTCCACTTTCAAGTTTCCAATTGTTCCACGTAGACCAAATTACATGTACCAAAGAAATAGTAACATGCATAATACGTACATAATCAAATGCATTATAGTGATTTCCTAAATGTACGTGGCCTTTGATTTCAACTACCAAATAAACTAATACCCCACAGATAACTCCGCACCACCGAGGACGTAAAGCGTTTTCAACACTCCTGATTACATCTTGAACCCACAAGCTTTGTATACTCACTAGCTCCCACcaaaagaaaatcatgtttACTAAACCCTGCCTatgtaaacatataaataaacctaACCACCGATTCAAGATTAGACCGTTAATCCACCATCCTCCGTTAATCCACCAACCTCTGTTCCCATAAAATAATCTacaaacatatatatcaaaGTTCCTGTCTTCAAAAGACTTTAGTACAATAAGAAGGGAATGAGCAAAATAAAACTCATGATATCCACAATTCCAAATCCTCCTCCACAAAACCCttttgccagaaatcatcaacACGTATTTTTGAATAGAATACCAGGAACTCAATAAACCACTCTTATTCCAATACTCAATAAGAACCAAGAGAAACAGAGCAATGAATACTACCCCCAAACCCATGAAACCAAATAAAACTTCAAAGAAAATTAACTTTAATGATAAAATGAAAGCTTCACCCCCATAAACCCAATCCTTTATTCGTACTCTCATTGTAAATGAGATTTGATCCATAAACCTTAGAACTTTAAGTTAACCGGCTTCGGGATTGAAGGTCCCTTGCTCTCCGGTGGTTTGGTATTGTCTCCATGACGAGTCCCGACCTtagctgctgctgctgcagtTTTCTTCCTTGGTGAAAGAAGCGCAGACGCCATTCTCATTTTAGTACTGCCTGCAGTGCTGTTATTAGGTTTAAATAACCTCTTACGGTGACCCTGTCTCGTCGCCACCTCCCCTGTCCCCAGCTCCTTATTGATGTGCGCATCACCAGCCACCGGTTCTTCGGCATTCTGAAGAAGAACTTTCTCTATCTGAGCCTCAGAATCTTGCTCAAACTCCTCTTCTGAGAGAGTTTGAAACTCTTCCTCTGCCTCCAAATCAACACCACTCGCCATCATCGCCGCATTAATAGCCTCAATTTCCATCTCAATATCGTCAAAAGGCTCATCATGTTTCTCCATCAATCCTTGCACTGCAAGTAaattcttctcctcctccataGCCTCCACGACCACCTCCGATCCTTCCGCCTGGGTTTTAGCAAGTTCCATTTGAAATTCTGCAGACGGCAATGTGGCATCAGCATCTTCATTCATCGTGATCTCCCCTTCTTCACGTGCCGGATGTACATCCTGATGCTGCCCCTGATCTTCTCTTCGTTGCAGTGGATATGTCTTAGTCGACACCCCTTGAGTACCAGAGCCCACAACTGGAACAGCCTCACGGTATGTAGATTTAACCCGTGAACCTTCCCCATTACCTCTGTAGTTGCCGTGGTGGTTATAAGATCTCCTATTACCCCGCTCAGGTACCTTCACCCACTTAGAATCAGGTGCCTCCCCCATCTTTCCCTTGCCCTTTCCATAATACTCCTTACAATCTCTTTCTCTGTTCTGTTGGGCCGTATTGCCGTTAATGACCACACCCTTATAGCTCCGAGCTCGCTCTTCATGTTTCACGCCATCAGTCCATCCCCCATTACCTTCTCTATGCTCCCTCCTTCTCTCTGGTTCCGCCTTCGTGTTCTTCTCATCAAGAGGGCATATCTCCTCCTTGTGACAAAGACTCCCGCATCCCTTGCAATAACCGAAGAGCTTCTCGTAACGGAGAGATACCGCCACCTCCTCTTCCTCGTAGAATTCTCCTCCTTTGAAATCTATCGACGTTTCAAAGCATAGTTCTTTGAAAGCGTCAATTATAACTTGAACTCGGTTTTGAACCACATCTACATCCACCACTCTCCCCAAAGCACCACCAATACTCTCCAGAGTAGGAGCGGTCCTAAATTCAAGGGGAAGACCAAAAACTCTGATCCAAAACGGGATCTCCGAAGGGAAATCCTTGAGTTGCTTTGGTTGCCACTTCGCCAATGCCAGCATCCAGTAGTCGAAGTGATATGGTTGCTGCCTCAACACAGCGTCAAGCTCCTCTTCCGTCATGAAGTCAAACTGAAACTTGCCAAAGCCCAAGTCACTACCCGTAACCCTTTCTTCCAATTTCCAAATCTTCGGGAGATTTGTAAACAAAGCCTTCATCTCTTGTTCCACGGGATTCATGCACCGTCCAATCAGAGTTTTGGAATAGGTTCTGATAAGCGCAGAGTTGTCGAAATGCGCCACTGAAATCTTCAACCTCTTCCGCTTGCCGTCCccgttcctctgctcctcaccATTACTCAACAAATTACTCTGCGCCATTAAAACACCACAAAGAGAGCCCTTTAGAACTTTACTATAATAAGATGAGATAAGAATGATATTCCAACGAAAGGTGACTTCCATCTTATTATATAGTGCCCAATTTTCCATATTCACCATCCTACAATAAACTCCCACGATCTCGTATCCCTGAAAATTGAAATCTGCCAATCTTACTTTCTCCAAAAACCGTAAACCCCATATCCTCCGTATATAATTGAGATCACTCCCAATTAAATAAAAGCAAAAGACTAAAGGATCGCAATCCATTATACAACCTGTATTGATTGAGCAATCTGTTGTAGTGATAGCCGAAATCCGTCGCCCTTCGATCCCAATCTTTATTTTCCTTAAAATTCCGCCCATCCCCTTTCTAATACCAAAATCGAATCCCCATCGGCCCGAGATGCAGCCCTGATACGCCGTCGCACAACCCTGATCTTTCCTGAACGGACCGATCCAATCTCCGGTACCAATCCCCGGTTCCCATCGTCGCGAAAACATTGAACCCTAGATCTCCCGtttctatgtaaaattatttatgttgtcattatatcatataacttttttttttcaaaaacatacTTATCCTTTCACAATAGC
The window above is part of the Brassica napus cultivar Da-Ae chromosome C3, Da-Ae, whole genome shotgun sequence genome. Proteins encoded here:
- the LOC125584413 gene encoding uncharacterized protein LOC125584413 — its product is MNPVEQEMKALFTNLPKIWKLEERVTGSDLGFGKFQFDFMTEEELDAVLRQQPYHFDYWMLALAKWQPKQLKDFPSEIPFWIRVFGLPLEFRTAPTLESIGGALGRVVDVDVVQNRVQVIIDAFKELCFETSIDFKGGEFYEEEEVAVSLRYEKLFGYCKGCGSLCHKEEICPLDEKNTKAEPERRREHREGNGGWTDGVKHEERARSYKGVVINGNTAQQNRERDCKEYYGKGKGKMGEAPDSKWVKVPERGNRRSYNHHGNYRGNGEGSRVKSTYREAVPVVGSGTQGVSTKTYPLQRREDQGQHQDVHPAREEGEITMNEDADATLPSAEFQMELAKTQAEGSEVVVEAMEEEKNLLAVQGLMEKHDEPFDDIEMEIEAINAAMMASGVDLEAEEEFQTLSEEEFEQDSEAQIEKVLLQNAEEPVAGDAHINKELGTGEVATRQGHRKRLFKPNNSTAGSTKMRMASALLSPRKKTAAAAAKVGTRHGDNTKPPESKGPSIPKPVNLKF